The following proteins come from a genomic window of Noviherbaspirillum sp. L7-7A:
- a CDS encoding OPT family oligopeptide transporter has product MPPSATISSAGDAVAGIDTPAQQELSLRAVLTGVLLGVVLTPSNVYAGLKIGWAFNMSIIALLIGFGFWQGLAARSRLAAGWTLHESNINQTVASAAASIISGGLVAPIPAYTLLTGNALDALPMMAWVFSVSFLGIWIAWYLRPSLMDDPGMTFPEGMATLETLRHAYSHGAEAMRRLLALAAAALASALVKWVDTFHQPLPRWSPNMQWERLTFTIDPSMLLLGFGAIIGIRVGLSLLLGALLAWGGIAPWLLSHGLVSLRAAATGPQFALLVEWLLWPGASLMVTATLASLALRLWRQRAVLLSGSRRGARRPATLPALALVLAAALVVGLQASLFDIALPVALITVPLALFLAAVAARVVGATGIAPIGAIGQLSQLSFGVLAPGQMAVNLMSANTAGGAAGQCTDLMNDFKVGRAIGATPWKQVAAQVIGIVVGSIVGVLVYKALIPDPKAMLLTEQWPAPAVATWKAVAQTLGAGLSALSDSVRWAILAGCLAGLVLGLLDVALPARSARFLPSAAALGLAFVLPASVSLMMSLGAVLTWLAGLRWPRLTQDYAITVAAGLIAGESITGVGASLWQLTHAP; this is encoded by the coding sequence ATGCCGCCTTCCGCCACGATCTCCTCCGCCGGTGACGCCGTCGCCGGCATCGACACGCCCGCGCAGCAGGAACTGAGCCTGCGCGCCGTGCTGACCGGCGTCCTGCTGGGCGTGGTGCTGACGCCGTCGAATGTATATGCAGGCCTGAAGATAGGCTGGGCATTCAACATGTCCATCATTGCGCTGCTGATCGGCTTCGGCTTCTGGCAGGGCCTGGCGGCGCGCAGCCGGCTGGCTGCCGGCTGGACGCTGCATGAGAGCAATATCAACCAGACGGTCGCCTCAGCGGCCGCTTCCATCATTTCCGGCGGCCTGGTGGCGCCGATCCCGGCCTACACCTTGCTCACCGGCAATGCGCTGGATGCACTGCCGATGATGGCCTGGGTATTCTCGGTCAGCTTCCTGGGCATCTGGATTGCGTGGTACCTGCGGCCTTCGCTGATGGACGACCCGGGCATGACTTTCCCTGAAGGCATGGCTACCCTGGAGACCCTGCGCCATGCCTACAGCCATGGGGCAGAAGCGATGCGGCGGCTGCTGGCCTTGGCTGCCGCCGCGCTGGCCTCGGCGCTGGTGAAATGGGTGGATACCTTTCATCAGCCCCTGCCGCGCTGGTCGCCGAACATGCAATGGGAACGGCTGACCTTCACCATCGACCCGTCGATGCTGCTGCTAGGCTTCGGCGCCATCATCGGCATCCGGGTCGGGCTGTCGCTGCTGCTGGGCGCCCTGCTGGCCTGGGGCGGCATTGCGCCCTGGCTGCTGTCCCACGGCCTGGTCAGCCTGCGGGCCGCCGCCACCGGGCCGCAATTCGCGTTACTGGTGGAGTGGCTGCTGTGGCCAGGCGCCAGCCTGATGGTGACGGCTACCCTGGCCTCGCTGGCGCTACGCCTGTGGCGGCAGCGGGCGGTGCTGCTGTCGGGCAGCAGGCGCGGCGCGCGCCGGCCGGCCACCTTGCCAGCGCTGGCCCTGGTACTGGCCGCGGCACTGGTGGTGGGGCTGCAGGCCAGCCTGTTCGACATCGCGCTGCCGGTGGCGCTGATAACGGTGCCGCTGGCGCTGTTTCTGGCAGCGGTGGCGGCCAGGGTGGTGGGCGCCACCGGCATTGCGCCGATCGGCGCCATCGGCCAGCTGTCGCAACTGAGCTTCGGCGTGCTGGCGCCCGGCCAGATGGCAGTCAATTTGATGAGCGCCAATACCGCCGGCGGCGCCGCCGGCCAATGCACCGACCTGATGAATGACTTCAAGGTCGGGCGCGCGATCGGCGCCACGCCATGGAAGCAGGTAGCCGCGCAGGTCATCGGCATCGTCGTGGGCAGCATCGTCGGCGTGCTGGTGTATAAGGCCCTGATCCCCGATCCGAAGGCGATGCTGCTCACCGAGCAGTGGCCGGCGCCGGCGGTGGCGACCTGGAAGGCGGTGGCGCAGACCCTGGGTGCGGGCCTGTCGGCCCTGTCGGACAGCGTGCGCTGGGCCATTCTTGCCGGCTGCCTGGCCGGGCTGGTGCTGGGGCTTCTGGATGTAGCGTTGCCAGCGCGCAGCGCGCGCTTCCTGCCCAGTGCGGCGGCGCTGGGACTGGCCTTCGTGCTGCCGGCCTCGGTGTCGCTGATGATGTCGCTGGGCGCGGTGCTGACCTGGCTGGCCGGCCTGCGCTGGCCGCGGCTGACCCAGGACTATGCAATCACCGTGGCGGCCGGTCTGATCGCCGGGGAAAGCATCACCGGCGTCGGCGCCTCGCTGTGGCAGCTGACGCATGCGCCGTAG
- a CDS encoding alpha/beta fold hydrolase: MTPAFDEGQLATGDGHRLWYAQYGNPQGLPLFWLHGGPGSGTSPRHAAVVDLACYRLVLADQRGCGRSQPAGALEDNHTDLLVDDIERLRRHLGVERMLLGGGSWGATLALAYAARHGDSLRGLVLRAPFLATPAEIGAFFDTPQCWQQFAPVAPVSALASGRLLPWLAGQLASADAHACRRIAGAWRRHEQALEGITGDLTAPPEESLVQRYRIQAHYLRYGCFLNPDVLLDALGALPAMPVAILHGEADRVCPPANAQRLQRCLPDSRLHRVAGAGHDPFHPAMAAALRQALDGFAAQGSFDGWGARHG; this comes from the coding sequence ATGACCCCGGCTTTCGATGAAGGCCAGCTCGCCACCGGCGATGGACATCGCCTATGGTATGCGCAATACGGCAATCCCCAGGGCCTGCCGTTGTTCTGGCTGCATGGTGGCCCGGGCAGCGGCACCAGCCCGCGCCATGCCGCGGTGGTCGATCTGGCGTGTTACCGGCTGGTGCTGGCGGACCAGCGCGGCTGTGGCCGCAGCCAGCCTGCCGGCGCGCTGGAGGACAACCACACCGACCTTCTGGTGGACGATATCGAGCGGCTGCGCCGGCACCTTGGCGTGGAGCGCATGCTGCTGGGCGGCGGCTCCTGGGGCGCCACGCTGGCGCTGGCTTATGCGGCGCGGCATGGGGACAGCCTGCGCGGCCTGGTGCTGCGCGCGCCCTTCCTGGCCACGCCGGCCGAGATCGGCGCTTTCTTCGATACGCCGCAGTGCTGGCAGCAGTTTGCCCCGGTCGCGCCAGTGTCGGCACTCGCATCGGGGCGGCTGCTGCCCTGGCTGGCCGGGCAGCTTGCGTCGGCCGATGCGCACGCCTGCAGGCGCATTGCCGGCGCCTGGCGCCGCCACGAGCAGGCGCTGGAAGGTATAACAGGCGACCTAACAGCGCCGCCGGAGGAGTCCCTGGTGCAGCGTTACCGAATACAGGCGCACTATCTGCGGTACGGCTGTTTCCTGAACCCGGACGTGCTGCTCGATGCGCTAGGCGCTTTGCCCGCCATGCCGGTGGCGATCCTGCATGGCGAAGCCGACCGGGTTTGCCCGCCGGCCAATGCGCAGCGCCTGCAACGCTGCCTGCCGGACAGCCGGCTGCACAGGGTGGCTGGGGCGGGCCATGATCCGTTTCACCCGGCGATGGCGGCGGCGCTGCGCCAGGCGCTGGATGGCTTTGCCGCGCAGGGCAGCTTCGACGGCTGGGGAGCGCGCCATGGTTAA
- a CDS encoding response regulator transcription factor: MKKPIRVMLVDDHMVVRIGFRMLLDATPDIRVVAEADSAESAYQQFEAGSPDVILMDIGLGGATGVEATRRIIARDPAARVLGLSSHEDPSYVRFMLKAGALGYVSKRSAPEELMQAVRTVAAGGRFLDTHVSQRMAMQAFDGGQNPVEVLSEREFAVFIELARGMSVNQVAELLNISPRTAGTHLYNIKQKLAVANQTELALIAMRHGMIAP, encoded by the coding sequence ATGAAAAAACCGATCCGGGTGATGCTGGTAGACGACCACATGGTGGTGCGCATTGGTTTTCGGATGCTGCTCGACGCCACGCCGGATATCCGGGTGGTGGCCGAGGCCGACTCGGCCGAGTCGGCCTACCAGCAGTTCGAAGCCGGCAGCCCCGATGTGATCCTGATGGACATCGGCCTGGGCGGCGCTACCGGCGTCGAGGCCACTCGGCGCATCATCGCGCGCGACCCGGCGGCAAGGGTGCTGGGCCTGTCGTCCCATGAAGACCCGAGCTATGTGCGCTTCATGCTCAAGGCCGGCGCGCTGGGCTATGTGTCCAAGCGCAGCGCGCCGGAGGAGCTGATGCAGGCGGTGCGCACCGTGGCCGCCGGCGGCCGCTTCCTCGACACCCATGTGTCCCAGCGCATGGCGATGCAGGCCTTCGACGGCGGCCAGAATCCGGTGGAAGTGCTGTCGGAACGGGAGTTCGCGGTCTTCATCGAGCTGGCGCGCGGCATGAGCGTCAACCAAGTGGCTGAGCTGCTCAATATCTCGCCGCGTACTGCCGGCACCCATCTGTACAACATCAAGCAAAAGCTGGCCGTGGCCAACCAGACTGAGCTGGCGCTGATCGCGATGCGGCATGGCATGATTGCGCCTTAA
- the pqqC gene encoding pyrroloquinoline-quinone synthase PqqC, protein MYATTAATDHGLPWDRAEFESRLRNKDRNYHIHHPFNIRMNSGGCSPAQIRGWVANRFYYQWIIPQKDAAILSNCDDRETRRLWVTRILDHDGHGNYEGGAAGGLEAWTQLGIAVGIPREELWSLQHVLPGVRFACDAYLNFARRAPWQEAVCSSLTEMFAPQIHKDRLATWPDHYPWIAASGLHYFRSRIPLAQRDVDHGLAVTLAHFTTRAQQQRALEILQFKLDILWTMLDAIEKAYTE, encoded by the coding sequence ATGTATGCCACCACCGCCGCCACCGACCACGGCCTGCCGTGGGACCGCGCCGAGTTTGAATCCCGGCTGCGCAACAAGGACCGCAACTACCATATCCACCACCCGTTCAACATCCGCATGAACAGCGGCGGCTGCTCACCGGCGCAGATCCGCGGCTGGGTGGCCAACCGCTTCTACTACCAGTGGATCATCCCGCAGAAGGATGCTGCCATCCTGTCCAACTGCGACGACCGCGAAACCCGCAGGCTGTGGGTCACCCGTATCCTCGACCATGACGGCCATGGCAACTATGAAGGCGGTGCGGCCGGCGGCCTGGAAGCCTGGACCCAGCTCGGCATCGCGGTCGGCATACCGCGCGAGGAACTGTGGTCGCTGCAGCATGTGCTGCCCGGCGTGCGTTTCGCCTGCGACGCCTACCTGAACTTCGCCCGCCGCGCGCCGTGGCAGGAAGCAGTCTGCTCGTCGCTTACGGAGATGTTCGCGCCGCAGATCCACAAGGACAGGCTGGCGACCTGGCCCGACCACTATCCCTGGATTGCTGCGTCAGGCCTGCATTACTTTCGCAGCCGCATTCCGCTGGCCCAGCGCGACGTGGACCATGGCCTGGCGGTCACGCTGGCGCACTTCACCACCCGCGCCCAGCAGCAGCGCGCGCTGGAGATCCTCCAGTTCAAGCTCGACATCCTGTGGACCATGCTGGACGCCATCGAGAAAGCCTATACCGAATGA
- the pqqB gene encoding pyrroloquinoline quinone biosynthesis protein PqqB, with amino-acid sequence MKLRVLGSAAGGGFPQWNCNCANCDGVRRGTIDARPRTQSSIAVTEDEQDWVLINASPDLLAQIKATPALQPARAVRDSGIAAVLLMDAQIDHVTGLLMLRERGTPLPLYATAQVMADLKDGLNIASALAHYCQLDWREIAPGDHAFSIAPLAHTRFSALTLDSKAPPYSPHRNDPHPGDNIGVTITNTRNGRSAFYAPGLGALSPAVTQAMQAADVLLVDGTFWSADEMIRLGLSAKTAADMGHLPQDGPGGMITTLDSMSAARKILIHINNSNPILREDSAERAVLARHGIEVAHDGMEIDL; translated from the coding sequence ATGAAACTACGTGTGCTCGGCTCCGCTGCCGGCGGCGGTTTTCCACAATGGAACTGCAATTGCGCCAACTGCGACGGCGTGCGCCGCGGCACCATCGATGCCCGGCCGCGCACCCAGTCGTCGATTGCGGTTACCGAAGACGAACAGGACTGGGTCCTAATCAACGCCTCGCCCGACCTCTTGGCCCAGATCAAGGCCACGCCCGCACTGCAGCCGGCGCGCGCCGTGCGCGACAGCGGCATCGCCGCGGTGCTGCTGATGGATGCCCAGATCGACCATGTGACCGGCTTGCTGATGCTGCGCGAACGCGGCACGCCATTGCCGCTGTATGCTACCGCCCAGGTGATGGCCGACCTGAAGGATGGCCTGAACATCGCCAGCGCGCTGGCCCATTACTGCCAGCTGGACTGGCGCGAGATCGCGCCCGGCGACCATGCCTTTTCCATCGCCCCGCTGGCCCATACCCGCTTCTCCGCGCTGACCCTGGACAGCAAGGCGCCACCCTATTCGCCACACCGCAACGACCCGCATCCGGGCGACAACATCGGCGTGACCATCACTAACACCCGCAACGGCCGCTCGGCTTTTTATGCGCCGGGCCTGGGCGCGCTGTCGCCCGCGGTCACGCAGGCGATGCAAGCCGCCGACGTGCTGCTGGTGGACGGCACCTTCTGGAGCGCCGATGAAATGATCCGCCTCGGCCTGTCGGCCAAGACCGCGGCCGACATGGGCCACCTGCCGCAGGACGGGCCGGGCGGCATGATTACCACGCTCGACAGCATGTCGGCGGCGCGCAAGATACTCATCCATATCAACAACAGCAACCCCATCCTGCGCGAGGACAGCGCCGAGCGCGCCGTGCTGGCGCGGCATGGCATCGAGGTTGCGCATGATGGCATGGAGATCGACCTGTGA
- a CDS encoding sensor histidine kinase, protein MVKPRRALSLLLKINLLLGSLAFAALAIFSAQEIQTTRSSIREEIEASNRIATQLLARITAIYSRQGPVALAEVLRQTGRVRANEIRLYDHAGELLYESPPASYKAGRYAPEWYAALVTPAMKATVIRVNAGTLVVVPNPTRAVLDGWDDLVSFMVIQSVALLMAYLLLSWMLMRWLAPFEQIRRALLQIGSGRHDVRLPALPGREPGEMGMAFNRMAQAVQDDIASRQQIAQAEARLAAQREFTQALHRRIEDERRAIARELHDEMGQSLTAMRSISAALAQNPELRGKPAGEAARLLFETAGASFDAMHRLIPRLRPIQLEEIGLGDAVRDLVASLQQAHPGLRITLEMDLAQHDAVHVDAETCAYRILQEALTNVVRHAQASAAWVALSIRDGALRLCIADNGHGADEPLSRNGHYGVRGMRERAEALGGRLAIGPAEQGGLQVSAWIPLQEETV, encoded by the coding sequence ATGGTTAAGCCGCGCCGCGCATTGAGCCTGCTGCTGAAGATCAACCTGCTGCTGGGCAGCCTGGCCTTCGCCGCGCTGGCCATCTTCAGCGCCCAGGAAATCCAGACCACCCGCAGCAGCATCCGCGAGGAGATCGAAGCGTCCAACCGCATCGCCACCCAGCTGCTGGCGCGCATCACCGCTATCTATTCCCGCCAGGGGCCGGTGGCGCTGGCCGAGGTGCTGCGCCAGACCGGCAGGGTCAGGGCCAACGAGATCCGGCTCTACGACCATGCCGGCGAGCTGCTGTACGAATCGCCGCCCGCGTCGTACAAGGCCGGCCGCTATGCGCCGGAGTGGTATGCGGCGCTGGTCACGCCGGCGATGAAGGCCACCGTCATCCGCGTCAATGCCGGCACCTTGGTGGTAGTGCCCAATCCCACCCGCGCGGTGCTCGATGGCTGGGATGACCTGGTCAGCTTCATGGTGATACAGAGCGTCGCATTGCTCATGGCCTATCTGCTGCTGTCATGGATGCTGATGCGCTGGCTCGCGCCGTTCGAGCAGATCCGGCGCGCGCTGCTGCAGATCGGCAGCGGCCGGCACGATGTCAGGCTGCCGGCGCTGCCGGGGCGCGAGCCCGGCGAGATGGGCATGGCCTTCAACCGCATGGCGCAGGCGGTGCAGGACGACATCGCCTCGCGCCAGCAGATCGCGCAGGCCGAGGCGCGGCTGGCGGCGCAGCGCGAATTCACCCAGGCGCTGCACCGGCGCATCGAGGACGAGCGGCGCGCCATCGCGCGCGAGCTGCATGACGAAATGGGACAGTCCCTGACGGCGATGCGCAGCATCTCGGCGGCGCTGGCGCAGAACCCCGAGCTGCGCGGCAAGCCCGCCGGCGAGGCGGCACGGTTGCTGTTTGAGACCGCCGGCGCCAGCTTCGATGCGATGCACAGGCTGATACCGCGGCTGCGCCCGATCCAGCTGGAAGAGATCGGCCTGGGCGATGCGGTGCGCGACCTGGTGGCATCGCTGCAGCAGGCCCATCCGGGGCTGCGCATCACGCTGGAGATGGATCTGGCGCAGCATGACGCCGTGCATGTGGACGCCGAGACCTGCGCCTATCGCATCCTGCAGGAAGCGCTGACCAATGTGGTGCGGCATGCGCAGGCCAGCGCCGCCTGGGTCGCGCTGAGCATCCGTGATGGCGCGCTGCGCCTGTGCATTGCGGACAATGGCCACGGCGCAGACGAGCCGCTTTCGAGGAACGGCCACTATGGCGTGCGCGGCATGCGCGAACGCGCCGAGGCGCTCGGCGGCAGGCTGGCCATCGGGCCGGCGGAACAGGGCGGGCTGCAGGTGTCGGCCTGGATCCCGCTACAGGAGGAAACCGTATGA
- a CDS encoding PH domain-containing protein, with the protein MGLLDGMLGNASKMDAAKIQEEFSQVLAEGEQVEHAYQLIRDYFVFTNKRLVLVDKQGVTGSKVEYHSVPYKSITHFSIETGGHFALDAELKIWISGSPAPLQKQFNKRLSIYEVQSVLASYVLK; encoded by the coding sequence ATGGGTCTGCTCGACGGCATGCTGGGCAATGCGTCCAAGATGGACGCCGCGAAAATTCAGGAAGAGTTCAGCCAGGTACTGGCCGAAGGCGAGCAGGTGGAGCATGCCTATCAGCTCATCCGCGATTACTTCGTCTTTACCAACAAGCGCCTGGTGCTGGTGGACAAGCAGGGCGTGACCGGCAGCAAGGTGGAATACCATTCGGTGCCCTACAAGAGCATCACCCATTTCAGCATCGAGACCGGCGGTCATTTCGCCCTTGACGCCGAACTCAAGATCTGGATTTCCGGCAGCCCGGCGCCACTGCAGAAGCAGTTCAACAAGCGTCTAAGCATCTATGAGGTGCAGAGCGTGCTGGCGAGCTATGTGCTGAAGTAG
- a CDS encoding winged helix-turn-helix domain-containing protein, which translates to MRRDLMLMEAILGQLLQSPDPQMTASGIAQRLNVEAAIARHHLHLLLDKGLVQEIEAGVWRLSNQGHDYLEGSPDQAMSLARPR; encoded by the coding sequence ATGAGGCGAGACCTGATGCTGATGGAAGCGATCCTGGGCCAGCTGCTGCAATCTCCCGATCCGCAAATGACCGCCAGCGGCATCGCGCAGCGACTGAATGTGGAGGCGGCGATAGCGCGCCATCATCTGCACCTGCTGCTCGACAAGGGACTGGTGCAGGAAATCGAGGCCGGCGTCTGGCGGCTGAGCAACCAGGGACATGACTACCTGGAAGGCAGCCCCGACCAGGCGATGTCGCTGGCCAGGCCGAGGTAA
- the pqqA gene encoding pyrroloquinoline quinone precursor peptide PqqA: MKIMSAHSWICRCHSARSRSHNGISGFGTGPDIHPTLKEIIMTWEKPQASDMRWGFEITMYIANR, from the coding sequence ATGAAAATCATGAGCGCGCATTCATGGATTTGCCGCTGCCATTCTGCCCGGAGCAGGTCGCACAATGGGATATCCGGGTTCGGTACCGGCCCGGATATCCATCCAACCTTGAAGGAGATCATCATGACCTGGGAAAAACCGCAAGCAAGCGACATGCGCTGGGGATTTGAAATCACGATGTATATCGCCAATCGTTAA
- the glf gene encoding UDP-galactopyranose mutase has product MKKIAVIGAGFSGAVIAHEAAKAGYQLEVFDARPHVAGNCHTERDAETNVMVHAYGPHIFHTSNEKVWNYIRQFDEFMPFVNRVKTITGGRVFTLPINLLTINQFFGKTFNPREAEAFLASIGDQSIKDPQTFEEQALRFVGRELYEAFFKGYTTKQWGMHPSELPASILRRLPVRFNYDDNYYASTFQGMPRNGYTAIVEKMLDHPNITLHLNTKLGRSDAAGYDHVFYSGPIDAWFNYSEGRLGYRTLDFAAERHEGDYQGNPVINYGDVDVPYTRISEHKHFSPWESHEKTLIFKEYSRYCEENDTPYYPIRLAKEKSQLRQYIEKARQERNITFVGRLGTYRYLDMHVTIAEALDVAERFLATAPSGEAMPAFMVDPLG; this is encoded by the coding sequence GTGAAGAAAATTGCTGTGATTGGAGCGGGCTTCTCCGGTGCCGTGATTGCGCATGAGGCGGCCAAGGCAGGCTACCAACTGGAAGTGTTCGACGCCCGGCCGCATGTGGCGGGCAATTGCCACACCGAGCGCGATGCAGAGACTAATGTGATGGTGCATGCCTACGGGCCGCATATTTTCCATACCAGCAATGAAAAGGTATGGAATTACATCCGCCAGTTTGACGAATTCATGCCCTTCGTCAACCGCGTGAAAACCATCACCGGCGGGCGCGTGTTTACCCTGCCCATCAACCTGCTGACGATCAACCAGTTCTTTGGCAAGACCTTCAACCCGCGCGAGGCGGAAGCCTTCCTAGCCTCGATCGGCGACCAGAGCATTAAGGATCCGCAGACCTTCGAGGAGCAGGCGCTGCGCTTCGTCGGCCGCGAACTGTACGAAGCCTTCTTCAAGGGCTACACCACCAAGCAGTGGGGCATGCATCCTTCGGAACTGCCGGCCAGCATATTGCGCCGCCTGCCGGTGCGCTTCAACTATGACGACAACTACTATGCCAGCACCTTTCAGGGCATGCCCAGGAATGGCTATACCGCCATCGTCGAGAAGATGCTGGACCATCCGAACATCACGCTGCATCTCAACACCAAGCTCGGCCGCAGCGACGCCGCCGGCTATGACCATGTGTTCTACAGCGGGCCGATCGATGCCTGGTTCAACTACAGCGAGGGCCGCTTAGGCTACCGCACGCTGGACTTCGCCGCTGAGCGGCACGAAGGCGACTATCAGGGCAATCCGGTGATCAACTACGGTGACGTGGACGTGCCTTATACCCGGATCTCGGAGCACAAGCATTTCTCGCCATGGGAAAGCCATGAGAAGACGCTGATCTTCAAGGAGTACAGCCGCTACTGCGAGGAAAACGACACGCCTTACTATCCGATCCGCCTTGCCAAGGAAAAGTCGCAGCTGCGGCAGTACATCGAGAAGGCGCGGCAGGAACGCAATATCACCTTCGTCGGCCGGCTGGGCACCTACCGCTACTTAGACATGCACGTCACCATCGCCGAGGCGCTCGATGTGGCCGAGCGCTTCCTCGCCACCGCGCCGAGCGGCGAGGCGATGCCGGCCTTCATGGTAGACCCGCTGGGATAG
- the pqqD gene encoding pyrroloquinoline quinone biosynthesis peptide chaperone PqqD: MNALPEKPLLNRRFRMQYEPAQQAHVLLYPEGMVRLNQSAAEILKRCDGSATVDEIIAQLEAAFNATGLRDDVLGMLSHAQEKDWIR; encoded by the coding sequence ATGAATGCCCTGCCTGAAAAGCCGCTGCTGAACCGCCGCTTCCGGATGCAGTACGAGCCCGCGCAGCAGGCCCATGTGCTGCTCTACCCGGAAGGCATGGTGCGCCTGAACCAGAGCGCCGCCGAGATCCTGAAGCGCTGCGATGGCAGCGCCACCGTCGATGAGATCATCGCGCAGCTGGAAGCGGCCTTCAACGCCACCGGCCTGCGCGACGACGTGCTGGGCATGCTGTCGCATGCGCAGGAAAAGGACTGGATACGATGA
- the pqqE gene encoding pyrroloquinoline quinone biosynthesis protein PqqE: MTAAPPSPPYWLLAELTYRCPLHCAFCYNPVDYAAVRDELDTEAWFRVMREAREMGAVQLGFSGGEPLVRDDLELLVAEAHRLGFYTNLITSGVGLTETRIAALKEAGLDHIQLSFQDSTRELNDFLSSTKTFDLKKRVAALIKKYDYPMVMNCVLHRHNLPHVDKIIDMALELDAEYLELANTQYYGWAMKNQQQLMPTLEQVRQAEQVVNDYRARIGNRCKLLFVVPDYYEDRPKACMNGWGAVFLAVAPDGAALPCHNARSLPGLALPSVKDASLRWIWEDSPAFNLFRGDSWMQEPCRSCPEKEKDFGGCRCQAYMLAGEASATDPVCAKSPQRDRVDAIIFQAAHPEKREIRAEPILFRTDANSRQLCQQPDQQNQPAQAMPGQAAIL; encoded by the coding sequence ATGACCGCCGCCCCGCCGTCCCCGCCCTACTGGCTGCTCGCCGAGCTGACCTACCGCTGCCCGCTGCACTGCGCCTTCTGCTACAACCCGGTGGATTATGCGGCCGTGCGCGACGAGCTCGATACCGAAGCCTGGTTCAGGGTAATGCGCGAAGCGCGCGAGATGGGCGCAGTGCAACTGGGCTTTTCCGGTGGCGAGCCGCTGGTGCGCGACGACCTGGAACTGCTGGTGGCCGAGGCGCACCGGCTCGGCTTCTACACCAACCTGATCACCTCCGGCGTCGGCCTGACCGAGACCCGGATCGCGGCGCTGAAGGAAGCAGGGCTAGACCATATCCAACTGTCCTTCCAGGATTCCACCCGCGAACTCAACGATTTCCTGTCCAGCACCAAGACCTTCGACCTGAAGAAGCGGGTGGCTGCGCTGATCAAGAAATACGATTACCCGATGGTAATGAACTGCGTGCTGCACCGGCATAACCTGCCGCATGTGGACAAGATCATCGACATGGCGCTCGAACTGGATGCCGAGTACCTGGAGCTGGCCAATACCCAGTACTACGGCTGGGCGATGAAGAACCAGCAGCAGCTCATGCCCACGCTGGAACAGGTGCGCCAGGCCGAGCAGGTGGTCAACGATTACCGTGCCCGTATCGGCAATCGCTGCAAGCTGCTGTTCGTCGTGCCCGATTATTACGAGGACCGGCCCAAGGCCTGCATGAATGGCTGGGGCGCGGTGTTCCTCGCTGTGGCGCCCGACGGCGCAGCCCTGCCCTGCCACAATGCGCGCAGCCTGCCGGGCCTGGCCCTACCCAGCGTGAAGGACGCCAGCCTGCGCTGGATCTGGGAAGACAGCCCGGCCTTCAACCTGTTTCGCGGGGACAGCTGGATGCAGGAGCCATGCCGCAGCTGTCCGGAAAAGGAAAAGGATTTCGGCGGCTGCCGCTGCCAGGCCTACATGCTGGCCGGGGAAGCCAGCGCGACCGACCCGGTCTGCGCCAAGTCGCCGCAGCGGGACCGGGTGGACGCGATCATCTTCCAAGCTGCCCATCCGGAAAAGCGGGAAATCAGGGCCGAACCCATCTTGTTTCGCACCGACGCCAATTCACGGCAGCTGTGCCAGCAGCCGGACCAACAAAACCAGCCGGCTCAGGCCATGCCGGGACAAGCAGCCATTCTTTGA